TTCTGATGGATATGTGGCTTATCCATTAGGATTTAAAGGTGTTGTTGTTGGCGAGGGAGATACCTACGAAGAAACTCTTTCTGATGTAAAATCTGCAATCAGTTTCCATATCGACACCTTCGGGGAAGATGTTTTTGATGTCGAACCACCAATACTCGAAGCATTCGTTGCTGAGGCAAGAGTATAAGACTTATGATGAAATTTCCTATTGATGCACCAAAACGAAGAGTAATAAAAACTTTTGAATTATTAGGTTTTCAGTTGGTTCG
Above is a genomic segment from bacterium containing:
- a CDS encoding type II toxin-antitoxin system HicB family antitoxin, which gives rise to MRQYKIIIEKHSDGYVAYPLGFKGVVVGEGDTYEETLSDVKSAISFHIDTFGEDVFDVEPPILEAFVAEARV